The following proteins come from a genomic window of Triticum aestivum cultivar Chinese Spring chromosome 6A, IWGSC CS RefSeq v2.1, whole genome shotgun sequence:
- the LOC123130664 gene encoding ergosterol biosynthetic protein 28, with product MGAAGRKLVALPALGWWLVVVGTVRLVFAWSGFFDAWAVRYGTYSNTHVTDVHARTVGVWTLLSCTLCFLCAFNLDNKPLCAATLLSFVYAYGHFVAEYLVYRTITAASLGTLGFFAVPSIIWTLVHWRNTLGYRATKRS from the exons ATGGGTGCCGCTGGGCGGAAGTTGGTCGCGCTACCGGCGCTCGGGTGGTGGCTCGTGGTGGTCGGCACCGTCCGCCTCGTCTTCGCCTGGTCCGGCTTCTTCGACGCCTGGGCGGTCCGCTACGGCACCTACTCCAACACGCACG TGACTGATGTGCATGCGCGTACCGTTGGGGTGTGGACGCTTCTGTCGTGCACCCTCTGCTTCCTCTGCGCCTTCAACCTCGACAACAAGCCGCTCTGCGCCGCAACTCTCTTGTCCTTCGTCTACGCCTATGGCCATTTCGTCGCGGAGTACCTGGTGTACCGTACCATCACCGCAGCAAGCCTCGGCACGCTCGGCTTCTTTGCAG TCCCATCGATCATATGGACGCTAGTCCATTGGAGGAACACTCTTGGCTACCGTGCTACGAAGCGGTCATGA